A region of Thermococcus piezophilus DNA encodes the following proteins:
- a CDS encoding GTP cyclohydrolase IV, which yields MPIFETQEEIPEIRERLHRVGITNLRTVAKINWKGRVYTFLPLFEITIDVPEEKKGIHMSRLVESITEAMSEAVEEEVMEAHSSLEELGKAVIYRLEGKHPHKRAEVWIRTHLIIPRETPASKKTTYEPYDVEVGVLKNEDGSFEKILRVKVIGNTACPHAMANNMGKTHIQRAVGELEVRTAFDEEIALEDMIDVVESSFSHPTYTLLKTVDENAVVQGMYRNPKFVEDVAREIFAKAKERFKGRIHVRVISNESIHKHDVIAETWS from the coding sequence ATGCCGATATTCGAGACCCAGGAAGAGATTCCCGAGATTAGAGAGCGTCTTCACCGTGTCGGAATAACAAATCTCCGAACGGTGGCAAAGATAAACTGGAAAGGAAGGGTGTACACTTTCCTCCCGCTTTTTGAGATAACTATCGACGTTCCCGAAGAGAAGAAGGGCATACACATGAGCAGGCTCGTGGAAAGCATAACGGAAGCGATGAGCGAGGCCGTTGAGGAAGAGGTAATGGAAGCCCACAGCTCGCTCGAAGAGCTTGGGAAGGCAGTCATTTATAGGCTCGAAGGCAAGCACCCACACAAGAGGGCTGAGGTCTGGATAAGAACTCACCTCATAATCCCTCGCGAGACTCCGGCGAGCAAAAAGACCACCTACGAGCCCTATGACGTTGAAGTCGGTGTCCTCAAGAATGAGGACGGAAGCTTTGAGAAGATTCTAAGGGTTAAGGTTATCGGAAACACCGCCTGTCCGCACGCGATGGCCAACAACATGGGGAAAACCCACATCCAGCGCGCGGTCGGCGAGCTGGAAGTCAGGACTGCCTTCGACGAGGAGATAGCACTTGAGGACATGATAGACGTCGTTGAGAGCTCCTTCAGTCACCCGACCTACACGCTGCTCAAGACGGTGGACGAGAACGCCGTCGTTCAGGGCATGTACAGGAACCCGAAGTTCGTGGAGGATGTTGCGAGAGAAATCTTCGCCAAGGCCAAGGAGCGCTTTAAGGGCAGGATTCACGTGAGGGTCATCAGCAACGAGAGCATCCACAAGCACGACGTCATAGCGGAGACGTGGAGTTAG
- a CDS encoding 5-methylcytosine restriction system specificity protein McrC, which translates to MRAVTLYEFQRKYLQSLQAEGIKVSPSELQRFFDFINRTYGHENDVLSLRYDVSKGDYYIQAHGSVGFAYYLGDEPFMIQVLPKPYRHDSDQRRSMKFFLSLLNLSGSLGMSPRDIELAVSAYQDEGELIHELFFYLYVSQLGRRIFHGMYQEYNELEENTKTIRGRVLLSRLIRTAPGQLDIPVRHSVLGIDNPLNRVLRAALEVVTENSEWNGVRRAAGSLLEYFRGVGQLNQNDFSRVSFNPLNERFRPVYILATIILRGFSRGSQRGTAQQGVFIDMAHLFENLVYHTIKRALTGWGRVYRDYLLPHLVKDSRKVEAELGAVFTFGPPLPDILIVTDSGKCVVEVKYRSLLVKMRGKWRRKLVRNSEELYQIYSYSRLAGGSAAIVYPRLEGVYNHWIPDMFGPGEEILSFFDGTPFGLFGYELSRVGTDVFITRNGVVLRDSVAKNLREHLLSLCEGRYVEAHHGVHLKSPPHRCP; encoded by the coding sequence ATGAGGGCGGTAACCCTTTACGAGTTCCAGAGAAAGTACCTCCAAAGTCTCCAGGCTGAGGGTATAAAGGTATCCCCCTCCGAACTCCAGAGGTTTTTTGACTTTATCAACAGGACTTACGGCCATGAAAATGACGTCCTGAGCCTGAGATACGACGTCAGCAAGGGGGACTACTACATCCAGGCCCATGGGAGTGTGGGCTTCGCATACTACCTTGGGGATGAGCCGTTCATGATACAGGTTCTTCCGAAACCCTACAGGCACGATTCCGACCAGAGGCGTTCCATGAAGTTCTTCCTCAGTCTGCTCAACCTGAGCGGCAGCCTGGGTATGAGCCCACGCGATATAGAGCTTGCTGTCTCCGCTTACCAGGACGAAGGTGAGCTGATCCATGAGCTGTTCTTTTACCTCTACGTCTCCCAGCTGGGGAGGAGAATATTCCACGGGATGTACCAGGAGTACAATGAACTCGAAGAGAACACCAAGACCATCCGGGGGAGGGTGCTCCTTTCGCGTTTGATCAGGACAGCACCCGGACAGCTGGATATCCCCGTCAGGCATTCGGTCCTTGGAATCGACAACCCGCTGAACAGGGTATTGAGGGCCGCACTTGAAGTGGTGACGGAGAACTCAGAGTGGAACGGGGTGAGAAGGGCGGCCGGCTCTCTTCTTGAGTACTTTAGGGGAGTTGGACAGCTCAATCAAAACGATTTCAGCAGGGTGTCCTTCAACCCCCTGAACGAGAGGTTCAGGCCAGTCTACATCCTCGCAACAATAATCCTCAGAGGGTTCAGCAGAGGAAGTCAAAGGGGCACGGCGCAGCAGGGAGTTTTTATAGATATGGCTCATCTATTTGAGAACCTGGTGTATCACACAATAAAGAGGGCCCTAACTGGGTGGGGGAGGGTCTACAGGGACTACCTCCTCCCGCACCTTGTTAAAGATTCCCGGAAGGTGGAGGCAGAATTGGGGGCTGTTTTTACTTTCGGGCCCCCGCTTCCGGATATACTAATTGTAACAGATTCCGGGAAATGCGTGGTTGAGGTCAAATACCGCAGTCTCCTTGTAAAGATGCGGGGGAAGTGGCGGAGAAAGCTCGTCCGAAACAGCGAGGAGCTCTACCAGATATACTCCTATTCCCGCCTCGCCGGAGGAAGTGCGGCGATCGTTTATCCCCGCCTGGAGGGGGTGTACAACCACTGGATTCCGGACATGTTTGGGCCCGGCGAAGAGATTCTCAGCTTCTTCGACGGTACGCCCTTCGGGCTCTTTGGATACGAGCTCTCCAGAGTTGGGACGGACGTGTTTATAACCCGAAACGGTGTCGTTTTGAGGGATTCGGTTGCCAAAAACCTTAGGGAACACCTGCTGTCTCTATGTGAGGGAAGATATGTGGAAGCACATCACGGCGTACATTTAAAAAGCCCCCCTCATAGATGCCCCTAA
- a CDS encoding McrB family protein — translation MIRPVPMKSSMYSINRFLDSEYGDFGFVVEDLKLFPSGRYLAVLVRLDDDSRFIHAFETGGRLLEGWEKGIPVPCADEVVMFPGKRELAVFTKCYTGEVKIYPIQSDNPESDALSVTFTRLPLYVNFTSLGRLVVFCDYKVEYFAPAEIEVIKIPTPSNGFAYLHSVKDTKDSLYLLYTFRENQKPRLELGMVPLPMFPYYSSLEFWDGVETLSKSSIVPRGGRHVGDIWLENGSFIAALGTKGGNEIYLMSAAGTKVALLPGELVFLSFTSRGLFVITGIYGGNLKAWLVPFDVINTTKKIKVEDFRGDAVLGRYVPGVVDPKFAGISMDGRVLYLGRSGGKSSGGTFYYFLRRDVDYLYRLEVSETPNRESESRVGVSELGPVGNKKGETAEKTGGTFLEPLLQRFKQVIIYGPPGTGKTYLALKTAKNAEFVTFHQSYSYEDFVEGFRPVEKDGNVVYRVFDGVFKRLAVRAIYDSLPEEFREHKNNAGYEDMKLAVQKFLEKRRKGKKTAIKPQREFYMVIDEINRGNISRILGELITLLDPDKRLGAPNETIVTLPYSGELFALPPNLYIVATMNSADRSIAMLDIALRRRFAFVELSPDPEKLRGINVDGIDLEHLIMRINSIIEQEKGKDYTIGHGYFLDVPSADDPRQALYLVFYHKVLPLFQEYFYGNWEHLRSLYPGFEFIDERGRIIRMNLDEFMDALRRLGGSE, via the coding sequence ATGATTCGTCCGGTACCAATGAAAAGTTCAATGTATTCTATAAACAGGTTTTTGGACAGCGAGTACGGGGACTTTGGCTTCGTCGTTGAAGACCTGAAGCTGTTTCCCAGCGGGAGGTATCTGGCAGTTCTGGTAAGACTGGATGACGACTCAAGGTTCATACACGCTTTTGAAACAGGAGGACGGCTCCTCGAAGGTTGGGAAAAGGGCATTCCTGTGCCCTGCGCGGACGAGGTGGTGATGTTTCCAGGGAAAAGAGAACTCGCAGTCTTCACGAAGTGCTATACTGGGGAGGTTAAAATTTACCCTATCCAGTCGGACAATCCGGAATCTGATGCGCTCTCAGTAACGTTTACCAGACTGCCCCTTTACGTCAATTTTACCTCCCTAGGAAGGCTTGTGGTGTTCTGTGATTACAAGGTAGAGTACTTTGCACCTGCGGAGATTGAAGTCATCAAGATTCCAACGCCATCAAATGGTTTTGCGTATCTCCATTCAGTAAAGGATACCAAGGACTCACTTTACCTGCTCTATACCTTCAGAGAGAATCAAAAGCCGCGCCTGGAGCTGGGAATGGTTCCTCTCCCAATGTTTCCTTACTATTCTTCCCTGGAGTTCTGGGATGGCGTTGAGACCCTCTCAAAATCCAGCATTGTGCCTCGGGGAGGAAGGCATGTGGGGGACATATGGCTGGAAAACGGCTCTTTTATTGCAGCTCTCGGCACCAAGGGGGGAAATGAGATTTACCTCATGAGCGCCGCCGGAACGAAAGTGGCACTGCTTCCCGGGGAGCTGGTGTTCCTATCATTCACATCCAGAGGACTTTTTGTCATAACGGGTATATACGGTGGAAACCTGAAGGCCTGGCTCGTACCCTTCGATGTCATTAACACCACCAAAAAGATAAAAGTGGAAGATTTCCGCGGAGATGCGGTTCTGGGGAGGTATGTCCCTGGGGTTGTTGATCCAAAGTTCGCGGGAATATCAATGGATGGGAGAGTTCTTTACTTAGGTAGAAGCGGGGGAAAAAGTTCGGGCGGAACTTTCTATTACTTTCTCCGCAGGGACGTGGACTACCTTTACCGGCTCGAGGTGTCTGAAACTCCGAACCGGGAAAGTGAATCAAGGGTGGGGGTTTCCGAGCTTGGACCTGTTGGGAACAAAAAAGGGGAAACGGCCGAAAAAACTGGGGGGACGTTTCTGGAGCCCCTGCTTCAGAGGTTCAAGCAGGTCATCATCTACGGGCCGCCCGGCACGGGTAAAACATACCTGGCGCTTAAAACCGCCAAAAACGCGGAGTTTGTCACATTCCACCAGTCTTACAGTTATGAGGATTTCGTCGAGGGGTTTAGACCTGTTGAAAAAGACGGGAACGTTGTGTACCGTGTCTTCGACGGAGTATTTAAGCGCCTGGCAGTGCGAGCAATATACGACTCCCTACCGGAGGAATTCCGAGAACACAAAAACAACGCAGGGTATGAGGATATGAAGCTAGCAGTCCAGAAGTTCCTGGAAAAAAGGAGAAAAGGAAAGAAGACTGCCATTAAGCCTCAGAGAGAATTCTACATGGTAATTGATGAAATAAACAGGGGCAATATAAGCAGAATACTCGGTGAGCTGATAACCCTCCTCGATCCCGATAAAAGGCTGGGCGCCCCAAACGAGACTATAGTGACCCTTCCATACTCGGGAGAGCTTTTTGCGCTACCCCCCAACTTATACATAGTCGCCACCATGAACTCGGCGGACAGAAGCATAGCGATGCTCGACATCGCACTCAGAAGGAGGTTCGCATTCGTGGAACTGTCTCCAGATCCTGAGAAACTCAGAGGGATAAATGTGGATGGGATAGACCTTGAACACCTCATCATGAGAATAAACTCCATTATCGAGCAGGAAAAGGGCAAAGACTACACCATAGGGCACGGATACTTTCTCGATGTTCCCTCCGCGGACGACCCAAGGCAGGCGCTCTACCTGGTCTTCTACCACAAGGTGCTGCCTCTTTTCCAAGAGTACTTTTACGGGAACTGGGAGCACCTCCGATCCCTCTATCCAGGCTTTGAGTTCATAGACGAGAGGGGCCGGATAATTCGGATGAACCTTGACGAGTTCATGGATGCCCTCCGCAGGCTGGGGGGGTCGGAATGA
- a CDS encoding DUF4129 domain-containing protein yields MERMKALYGALFSFLLLLFTLLGSTAVHGGVTVFNIEWFFFFVNLTLLAMAGYVVKIMLSEGLDREERKRKKRNVLATIITILAFFVAIKLLLDKRTEKLFEGPDAVKTIEGALDYITSGGVQVVLRELPAVFYLLPFIIFLLIAGTALWRRKRKVEFEVRFNPEMRYEALKGTPAERVIKMYKNVVAGLVMKGYPYRKSWTHWEHEEKLREIFPDLDDLDVLTRIFEKAKYAGRLSDGDVEVARESYERLMDFLR; encoded by the coding sequence ATGGAGAGAATGAAGGCCCTTTACGGGGCCCTGTTTTCCTTCCTCCTTCTGCTCTTCACCCTTCTCGGGAGTACTGCTGTGCACGGCGGTGTTACGGTCTTCAACATCGAGTGGTTCTTTTTCTTTGTGAACCTGACGCTCCTCGCGATGGCTGGCTACGTAGTTAAAATAATGCTCTCAGAAGGCCTCGACAGGGAGGAGCGAAAGAGGAAGAAGAGAAACGTCCTGGCGACGATAATAACGATACTTGCCTTTTTCGTGGCGATAAAGCTTCTCCTGGATAAGAGGACGGAGAAGCTCTTTGAGGGCCCCGATGCGGTGAAAACCATCGAAGGCGCCTTGGACTACATAACTTCTGGAGGCGTTCAGGTCGTCCTGAGGGAGCTTCCTGCGGTCTTCTATCTTCTTCCCTTCATTATCTTCCTGCTCATAGCCGGCACAGCTCTGTGGAGAAGGAAAAGGAAAGTGGAGTTCGAGGTGCGTTTTAACCCTGAGATGCGCTACGAGGCCCTCAAAGGGACGCCGGCCGAGAGGGTCATCAAGATGTACAAGAACGTCGTCGCTGGCCTTGTCATGAAAGGCTATCCCTACCGCAAAAGCTGGACCCACTGGGAGCACGAGGAGAAGCTCAGGGAGATTTTCCCAGATTTGGATGACCTCGACGTCCTAACACGGATTTTTGAGAAGGCAAAATACGCCGGGAGGCTTAGCGATGGGGACGTTGAAGTGGCGCGGGAGAGCTATGAGAGGCTGATGGACTTTCTGAGGTAG
- a CDS encoding DUF1699 family protein, with protein sequence MRVEIKAKNNAELIRKLNESLNEEVTEVYINLRPTKEILVRILERAPNVRKISCPPSLYPKVSKKAINALAQMGIELVPGGYPRGRPRKYDERTIREVYDLIRKGVTPKEISSRMGIPLRTVYYLIEKMGARQWRE encoded by the coding sequence GTGAGGGTGGAGATAAAGGCCAAGAACAACGCCGAGCTCATAAGGAAGCTCAACGAAAGCCTGAACGAGGAAGTTACGGAAGTCTACATTAACCTTCGCCCGACCAAGGAGATACTCGTGAGGATCCTTGAAAGGGCCCCCAACGTGAGGAAGATTTCCTGCCCGCCGAGCCTCTATCCGAAGGTCTCGAAGAAAGCGATAAACGCCCTCGCGCAGATGGGCATAGAGCTCGTTCCCGGGGGCTATCCCCGTGGAAGGCCGCGGAAGTACGATGAGCGGACTATCCGTGAGGTTTACGACCTTATACGGAAGGGCGTAACCCCCAAGGAGATAAGCTCACGTATGGGAATTCCGCTCAGGACGGTTTACTACCTGATCGAGAAGATGGGTGCTCGGCAATGGAGAGAATGA
- a CDS encoding DUF530 family protein — MTTTEELVAQVNKILDDIGIDMDGLFETFDVPSISYRLKENLSLLQELEENLSRRVGEVAPSVGGFDKKSKDPHIQWIYKKKRNRVLALERLRSAITSHKMALALIAANYTFTLGKRELSIRELKREDIPKVKAIQKPVQLGRIEVLPYLAYSGDVLRLLARESIEVRETFKFIKAKLREKGTVRTRGLRIEVEYWENNRLKKARIDLPANADIESELRQRYGKRFRWRVLSFVKTKGAIINNHYTVDNLALAYSILDPKKGAELLGLDLFRYYFLTSETEREVLGLYPDIKLCIDCHYSIFDLPFRDEPGFKTGHGSILITRKCEMERALVGRRKDITNIPNYLLGGVLLYGMSGYSEEKVAELLDIPKDELIEAIKKFVISGLHKTLFADTKKFEKFMPKSDRAKQFLALLQG, encoded by the coding sequence ATGACGACGACAGAAGAGCTCGTCGCACAGGTGAACAAGATACTGGACGACATCGGGATAGACATGGATGGGTTATTCGAGACTTTTGACGTCCCGTCCATTTCTTACCGTTTGAAGGAGAACCTGTCTCTCCTCCAGGAGCTTGAGGAGAATTTATCGAGGCGCGTCGGCGAGGTTGCTCCCTCGGTGGGGGGCTTCGACAAGAAGAGCAAGGATCCTCACATCCAGTGGATATACAAGAAGAAGCGCAACCGTGTTTTAGCCCTTGAGAGGCTCCGCTCGGCTATTACCTCCCACAAGATGGCCCTCGCTTTGATAGCGGCCAACTATACTTTCACCCTTGGAAAGAGGGAGCTCTCAATCAGGGAGCTCAAGAGGGAGGATATTCCAAAGGTTAAGGCCATCCAAAAGCCTGTCCAGCTCGGGCGCATTGAGGTGCTTCCTTATTTGGCATATTCCGGTGACGTACTCCGCCTTCTGGCAAGAGAAAGCATCGAGGTCAGGGAGACCTTCAAATTCATAAAGGCCAAGCTCCGCGAGAAGGGGACAGTGAGAACGCGCGGACTGCGCATAGAGGTGGAATACTGGGAGAACAACAGGCTTAAGAAGGCCCGTATAGACCTTCCGGCCAATGCGGACATCGAGAGCGAGCTCCGCCAGCGCTACGGGAAGCGCTTCCGCTGGCGCGTGCTGAGCTTCGTTAAGACAAAGGGCGCCATTATAAACAACCACTACACAGTGGATAACCTTGCGCTGGCCTACTCTATCCTCGATCCAAAGAAGGGTGCCGAACTGCTCGGCTTGGACTTGTTCCGCTACTATTTCCTCACTTCTGAGACCGAGAGGGAAGTGCTGGGCCTCTATCCGGACATAAAGCTCTGCATCGACTGCCACTACTCGATCTTCGATCTTCCCTTCAGGGATGAGCCTGGCTTTAAAACGGGCCACGGTAGCATACTCATCACAAGGAAGTGTGAGATGGAGAGGGCCCTAGTTGGCAGGAGGAAGGATATAACCAACATCCCCAACTATCTTCTTGGAGGAGTCCTGCTCTACGGAATGAGCGGCTACAGCGAAGAGAAAGTTGCCGAGTTGCTGGACATCCCAAAGGACGAGCTCATCGAGGCCATAAAAAAGTTCGTTATATCCGGCCTTCACAAGACGCTCTTTGCAGACACCAAGAAGTTCGAAAAGTTTATGCCAAAGAGCGACAGGGCGAAGCAGTTCTTAGCCCTCCTCCAGGGGTGA
- a CDS encoding DNA topoisomerase IV subunit A, with amino-acid sequence MPKSKAVKRSQPREHFVYDPQKVLSKLEEYGRRVLEDIKSGKNPYFDIPMRGLGNVYFDEKRKVIKMGDKLSRRYFLNVAHARKFMQTLLTMSYVKRLVAEGKHASLREAYYANKHTIPGTKENTFEDQRESDPIIEDLERMLGVLREEMHLTADRRGYIYGDIVIRDGEDEFNTSKLGMGGWAVPGTVEHLQFVEVNVDYALVVETAAMADRLIEEKFPKKENALIIATQGQASRGVRRLIHRLHYEEGLPIIVFTDGDPYGWYIYSTIKQGSINLAYLSEKLATPEAKFVGMTMDDIERYGLKNVTEKLKGIPPNKKGGPTGDYKRIMEEMNYPWFQNKEWQRQLQLALKMGVRIEQQALANKSLEFVAKKYLPEKINNGELLP; translated from the coding sequence ATGCCTAAATCCAAAGCCGTCAAGAGAAGCCAACCGAGAGAGCACTTTGTCTATGATCCCCAGAAGGTTCTCAGCAAGCTCGAAGAGTACGGAAGGAGGGTTCTTGAGGACATAAAGTCGGGCAAAAACCCCTACTTCGACATACCTATGCGTGGCCTCGGCAACGTCTACTTCGACGAGAAGAGGAAAGTCATCAAGATGGGCGACAAGCTCTCCAGGAGGTACTTCCTCAACGTCGCTCACGCGAGAAAGTTCATGCAGACGCTCCTCACAATGTCCTACGTCAAGAGGCTCGTGGCCGAAGGCAAGCACGCGAGCCTTCGTGAAGCCTACTACGCCAACAAGCACACCATTCCGGGAACGAAGGAGAACACCTTCGAGGACCAGCGCGAGAGCGACCCGATCATCGAGGACCTTGAGAGAATGCTCGGCGTTCTCCGTGAGGAGATGCACCTCACAGCGGACAGGCGCGGCTACATATACGGTGACATCGTCATACGCGACGGGGAGGACGAGTTCAACACGAGCAAGCTCGGTATGGGTGGCTGGGCCGTTCCAGGAACTGTGGAGCACCTCCAGTTCGTGGAAGTCAATGTTGACTACGCCCTAGTCGTCGAGACCGCAGCTATGGCCGACCGTCTCATCGAGGAAAAGTTCCCGAAGAAGGAGAACGCCCTCATAATAGCCACCCAGGGACAGGCCTCCCGTGGAGTCAGGAGGCTCATCCACAGGCTCCACTACGAGGAGGGGCTGCCCATCATAGTCTTCACCGATGGAGACCCCTACGGTTGGTACATCTACTCCACCATAAAGCAGGGCTCCATTAACCTCGCATACCTCAGCGAGAAGCTGGCAACGCCGGAAGCTAAGTTCGTGGGCATGACCATGGACGACATCGAGAGGTACGGGCTCAAGAACGTCACCGAGAAGCTCAAGGGAATACCGCCCAACAAGAAGGGTGGTCCGACGGGCGACTACAAGAGAATCATGGAGGAGATGAACTATCCATGGTTCCAGAACAAGGAGTGGCAGAGGCAGCTCCAGCTCGCTCTCAAGATGGGGGTTAGGATAGAGCAGCAGGCTCTGGCCAATAAGTCCCTCGAGTTCGTGGCGAAGAAGTACCTCCCTGAAAAGATAAACAACGGTGAGCTCCTGCCATGA
- the top6B gene encoding DNA topoisomerase VI subunit B, with the protein MAEAKELFKEFKIQSVSEFFRRNAAMLGYTGKIRSLTTVVHEAVTNSLDACEEAGILPYVRVEIEELGREHYKVTVEDNGPGIPEKFITHVFGKMLAGTKAHRNIQSRGQQGIGISGAVMFAQITSGKATRVITSTGDDKIVEAWVKIDVDKNEGKIVKKEKHPNPKGWRGTRIELEVKNVKYVRSKQGVYWYLKLTAIANPHAHIELIEPDGKLIVFPRSSEEVPKPPVEMKPHPRGVLTDDVYRMAKRTRRNTVRRFLIGEFSRISDKKVDELVMYIAALRLIKTEEDKNVQEQFYERLMNEEVEKVLKSFGRNWRKVVKEVEKIMEKPPEKLTWHEAEEIVEAFKFMKFLAPPTHGLRPIGEENIEKGLMGILKPEFVTAVTRPPKVYSGGIPFQVEVGLAYGGEISNGFDLLRYANRVPLLFDAGSCVTTLAARSIDWKRYKVDDLERAPVVLMINVISVHVPYTGTGKQSIANVEEIYNEIRLAIMDAARKLQTYLSGKHRRLYQVKRKKTFEKYVPEIARALSILTGEPEEEIKNYFLGFIEMKFAQSESEERAVPAEVTENA; encoded by the coding sequence ATGGCCGAAGCCAAGGAGCTGTTCAAGGAGTTTAAGATTCAGAGCGTCAGCGAGTTTTTCAGGCGAAACGCGGCAATGCTGGGCTATACCGGAAAGATACGCTCCCTCACCACCGTCGTCCACGAGGCCGTTACAAACTCACTCGACGCATGTGAGGAAGCTGGAATACTCCCCTACGTCCGTGTTGAAATAGAGGAGCTTGGGAGGGAGCACTACAAGGTCACAGTTGAGGACAACGGCCCAGGCATTCCCGAGAAGTTCATAACCCACGTCTTCGGTAAGATGCTGGCCGGTACGAAGGCCCACAGGAACATACAGAGCCGCGGTCAGCAGGGTATTGGTATAAGCGGTGCAGTGATGTTTGCCCAGATAACGAGCGGAAAGGCAACTCGCGTTATCACCTCCACCGGAGACGACAAGATAGTTGAGGCGTGGGTTAAGATTGACGTCGACAAGAACGAGGGCAAGATAGTCAAGAAGGAGAAGCACCCCAATCCTAAGGGCTGGCGCGGGACGAGGATCGAGCTTGAGGTCAAGAACGTTAAATACGTCCGCTCGAAGCAGGGTGTCTACTGGTACCTCAAGCTCACCGCTATAGCGAACCCCCACGCCCACATCGAGCTGATTGAACCCGATGGAAAGCTCATCGTCTTCCCGCGCTCGAGCGAGGAGGTTCCAAAGCCGCCGGTTGAGATGAAGCCTCACCCGAGGGGTGTTCTAACGGACGACGTTTACAGGATGGCGAAGAGGACTAGGAGGAACACAGTAAGGCGCTTCCTCATCGGCGAGTTCTCCAGGATAAGCGACAAGAAGGTCGACGAGCTTGTCATGTACATAGCGGCGCTCAGGCTCATCAAGACTGAGGAAGACAAGAACGTCCAGGAGCAGTTCTACGAGAGGCTCATGAACGAGGAAGTGGAGAAAGTCCTCAAGTCCTTCGGAAGGAATTGGCGCAAGGTCGTTAAGGAAGTCGAGAAGATAATGGAGAAGCCGCCCGAGAAGCTCACCTGGCATGAGGCTGAGGAAATCGTTGAGGCCTTCAAGTTTATGAAGTTCCTAGCACCGCCGACGCACGGTTTAAGACCTATAGGTGAGGAGAACATAGAGAAGGGCCTCATGGGAATCCTCAAGCCAGAGTTCGTCACCGCCGTTACGAGGCCGCCGAAGGTCTACAGCGGAGGTATTCCTTTCCAGGTCGAGGTAGGCCTGGCTTACGGCGGAGAGATAAGCAACGGTTTCGACCTTCTCCGCTACGCCAACCGCGTTCCGCTCCTCTTTGATGCCGGCTCATGTGTGACGACCTTGGCGGCTCGCTCCATTGACTGGAAGAGGTACAAAGTAGACGACCTCGAGAGGGCGCCAGTGGTTCTCATGATAAACGTCATCAGCGTCCACGTGCCCTACACTGGAACGGGCAAGCAGAGCATAGCCAATGTGGAGGAAATCTACAACGAGATCAGGCTGGCAATAATGGACGCCGCGAGGAAGCTTCAGACATACCTCAGCGGAAAGCACCGCAGGCTCTACCAGGTGAAGAGGAAGAAGACCTTTGAGAAGTACGTGCCTGAGATAGCGAGGGCACTAAGCATTCTGACGGGCGAGCCCGAGGAGGAGATTAAAAACTACTTCCTGGGGTTCATCGAGATGAAGTTCGCCCAGAGCGAGAGTGAAGAGAGAGCCGTCCCTGCGGAGGTGACCGAGAATGCCTAA
- a CDS encoding KH domain-containing protein has translation MNEFERLLKKYERVDKEGNPIRDDEEEVTYAALGEQEEFVKIPKDRVAVLIGKKGQTKREIERRTKTKIEIDSETGGVFITSTKETDDPLAVWKARDVVTAIGRGFSPERAFRLFNEGEILEVINLTDIIIGNDKNALPRVRGRIIGRKGRTREIIEEMSGADVSVYGKTVAIIGNPLQVEIAKTAIEKLAKGSPHGTVYKYLERRKKDLELESSSYYEALGGVDNFEEE, from the coding sequence ATGAACGAGTTTGAGAGACTACTTAAGAAGTACGAGCGCGTTGATAAGGAGGGCAACCCGATCAGGGACGATGAAGAGGAGGTAACCTACGCTGCCCTTGGGGAGCAGGAGGAGTTCGTCAAGATACCCAAGGACAGGGTCGCCGTTCTGATAGGGAAGAAGGGCCAAACGAAGAGGGAGATAGAGAGGAGAACGAAGACAAAGATAGAAATCGACAGCGAGACGGGTGGGGTCTTCATAACCTCCACGAAGGAGACCGACGACCCCCTGGCCGTGTGGAAGGCGCGCGATGTCGTCACGGCCATAGGCAGGGGCTTTTCGCCCGAGAGGGCCTTCAGGCTCTTCAACGAGGGTGAAATACTGGAGGTAATCAACCTCACCGACATCATCATCGGAAACGATAAGAACGCCCTTCCCCGCGTGAGGGGCAGGATAATCGGTCGGAAGGGCAGGACAAGGGAAATCATAGAGGAGATGAGCGGTGCCGATGTGAGCGTCTACGGTAAGACCGTTGCCATAATCGGAAATCCCCTCCAGGTTGAGATAGCTAAGACCGCCATCGAGAAGCTTGCCAAGGGCTCACCGCATGGTACCGTTTACAAGTACCTCGAGCGGAGGAAGAAAGACCTCGAGCTGGAGAGTTCCTCCTACTACGAGGCCCTTGGCGGCGTTGACAACTTCGAGGAGGAGTAA